One genomic region from Sphingobacterium multivorum encodes:
- a CDS encoding cupin-like domain-containing protein — protein sequence MKLKQVDKISGIQSEDFLKNYLKPGFPVIISDFISAESPAWKKWSYDYFKEIAGDIKIDVYGKEEESMDRAASAPVGHMTFAEYLDLITKEPTELRLFLFNLLKIRPELKNDVIYNDVTGGKVLQWLPFMFFGGEGSSTRNHFDIDMSHVFISQFQGLKRIWLFPNDQSDLMYKLPYNFHSIANPKYSSEEEYPGIKYLEGYEAVIHPGETLYMPAGWWHYIQYETEGYSISVRALANSISEKLKGARNLFITRHFDNTMRKIFKDHWFHYKIKTAKRRANNAIKRNKR from the coding sequence GTGAAGTTAAAGCAAGTTGATAAAATTTCGGGCATTCAATCAGAGGACTTCTTAAAGAATTATCTGAAACCAGGTTTTCCTGTAATTATATCAGATTTTATCAGTGCAGAAAGTCCAGCATGGAAGAAATGGAGTTATGATTACTTTAAGGAAATCGCAGGAGATATAAAAATAGATGTCTATGGAAAAGAGGAGGAATCAATGGACCGTGCTGCCAGTGCTCCTGTTGGCCATATGACATTTGCAGAGTATTTGGATCTGATCACAAAAGAACCTACTGAGTTACGGTTGTTTTTGTTCAATCTGCTCAAAATACGTCCTGAACTGAAAAACGATGTTATTTATAATGATGTCACAGGAGGTAAGGTCTTGCAATGGTTGCCATTTATGTTCTTTGGTGGAGAGGGGTCAAGTACCCGTAATCATTTCGATATTGATATGTCACACGTATTTATCTCTCAATTTCAAGGATTAAAACGTATTTGGCTTTTTCCGAATGATCAATCTGATTTGATGTACAAATTGCCCTACAATTTTCATAGTATTGCCAACCCAAAATATAGTAGTGAAGAGGAATATCCCGGGATTAAGTACCTAGAAGGTTATGAAGCGGTCATTCATCCTGGCGAAACCTTATATATGCCAGCAGGCTGGTGGCATTACATTCAATATGAGACAGAGGGCTATTCGATTTCTGTTAGGGCATTAGCAAATTCGATCAGTGAAAAGTTGAAGGGGGCGCGTAATCTGTTTATCACGAGACATTTTGACAATACCATGCGAAAGATCTTCAAAGACCATTGGTTCCATTACAAAATCAAAACGGCGAAACGCCGAGCCAATAATGCAATCAAAAGAAACAAACGTTAA
- a CDS encoding PD-(D/E)XK nuclease family protein, producing the protein MQTAFLKLVAADIQKRFGNDLSEIAIVFNNKRPITYLKKHLSEVYGQAIWSPQFFTIQEFLRLSTDDTEASPLTQFFHLFNIHNELLVAEGKLPETLEEFYPIAEIILSDFGQLDYDLVPIEQIYLELYDNTKIDLAFQHLTQEQQGFIRQFWQSFSIAGHSGVQERFLQLWKRLPILYDRFKEKLKTEGQTNYPTVYRDLVEGKATNQQFASSFQHILFVGFNALNKAETKLFRQWQDEGRALFYFDADAYYLEDTMQEAGLFIRRNIFQTGLVNALGDSPNIIGNRTSTVNLYASTGKISQTKLLYDILERNNKMEQTSAILLADENLLVPLLQSLPEVKPNITTGYPLTQSPIYGILDLWLEVHLEISQFKKRKIPYQIIETFINHPLSMVSLADKLQIQKEIADKQLFEIALEELHIKSSLPQFFVPIENSAYLIPSLILLVDDLLHSISSQERIRQIDNNLLIETKKTLNQLLLGFETVAPLSISFQIGLIKKAIAPINSAIEGDPLEGIQIMGLLESRCLNFDNVYILGANEGILPKTSNSPTFIPNSLRSAYGLPILENQDALSAYLFYRHFQYSEGIHIFYNGLVDESSTGEESRFIKQLEFESKFRFDRKIQQQTIQFADKAQEIVIEKRGEVWEKMYQDFIVNQKRISATALTTYLQSPLQFFLKHIAGIKEPPSISQEFEMNKLGTVIHNVMEKIFLPFKGQQDFTPTSVLQKQFDKVEAQVIREIGLQYQIELKATNDLNSLQRIMLKIACEYVKMYLEYDINNYKAFRIIELENDNDYVLPFPIQINGEEQQVTLYGIIDRVDEVVTHDDRIISRIVDYKTGGDSIMFKGIDQVFAPNTENKAMVQTLFYAYVFEQKTGRKQLEPHLYVARKMREEGTLFSGKEGVLTDEFLAFQKENFVEFLRDTLQEIFNPAIPFRHNPDTVVYPSDPYTLFYREASKWADAEE; encoded by the coding sequence ATGCAAACAGCCTTTCTAAAATTAGTAGCAGCAGACATTCAAAAGCGTTTTGGAAACGACCTGAGTGAAATAGCCATCGTGTTTAATAATAAACGGCCAATTACCTATCTCAAAAAACATCTTTCTGAAGTGTACGGACAGGCCATTTGGTCGCCACAATTCTTTACGATCCAAGAATTTCTTAGGCTTTCGACCGACGATACCGAAGCCAGTCCTTTAACCCAATTTTTCCACCTGTTTAATATTCATAATGAGTTATTGGTAGCTGAAGGCAAACTGCCAGAAACGCTGGAAGAATTTTATCCGATTGCCGAAATTATATTGAGCGACTTCGGCCAACTGGATTACGATCTCGTCCCCATCGAGCAGATTTACTTAGAACTTTATGACAATACCAAAATCGACCTTGCTTTTCAACATCTCACACAAGAGCAGCAAGGGTTTATCCGTCAATTTTGGCAGTCCTTTTCTATTGCGGGACATAGTGGAGTACAAGAGCGTTTTCTCCAACTTTGGAAAAGACTGCCCATATTATATGATCGATTCAAAGAAAAGCTTAAAACAGAAGGCCAAACGAACTATCCGACAGTCTACCGTGATCTGGTTGAAGGTAAGGCCACAAATCAGCAGTTTGCATCTTCCTTCCAGCACATCCTTTTTGTCGGCTTCAATGCACTGAATAAGGCCGAAACAAAATTATTTAGACAATGGCAGGATGAAGGCCGTGCATTATTCTACTTTGATGCCGATGCTTATTACCTCGAAGACACGATGCAAGAGGCCGGCCTTTTTATTCGACGTAATATTTTTCAAACAGGTTTGGTCAACGCTTTAGGCGATAGCCCGAATATTATTGGCAATAGGACCTCAACCGTAAATCTATATGCCAGTACCGGAAAGATCAGCCAAACAAAATTGCTGTATGACATTCTCGAACGCAATAATAAAATGGAACAAACATCCGCCATTCTCCTAGCGGATGAAAACCTACTTGTCCCTTTGCTGCAAAGTCTACCCGAGGTCAAACCCAATATCACAACAGGATATCCCTTGACACAGTCTCCTATTTACGGAATACTAGACCTATGGCTGGAAGTTCATTTGGAGATATCCCAGTTCAAGAAACGGAAGATTCCTTATCAGATAATTGAAACCTTCATCAACCATCCGCTCAGTATGGTTTCTTTAGCCGACAAACTTCAGATTCAGAAAGAGATTGCCGATAAACAGCTCTTTGAGATCGCATTGGAGGAACTTCATATCAAAAGCTCTTTGCCTCAATTTTTTGTACCGATTGAAAATTCAGCCTATTTGATACCCTCGCTCATCCTGCTCGTTGATGATCTGTTGCACAGTATTTCTTCTCAGGAGCGTATCCGCCAAATTGACAACAACCTCCTGATTGAAACAAAGAAAACATTGAATCAGCTGCTATTGGGCTTTGAAACTGTTGCTCCATTAAGTATCAGCTTCCAAATCGGCTTGATTAAAAAAGCCATCGCCCCAATAAATTCGGCCATAGAAGGTGATCCCCTAGAAGGTATTCAGATAATGGGGCTCTTGGAAAGTCGTTGTTTAAATTTTGACAACGTCTATATTCTAGGAGCAAATGAAGGCATTCTACCCAAAACGTCAAATTCACCTACTTTTATACCTAACAGCCTAAGAAGTGCTTATGGGCTTCCTATATTAGAAAATCAGGATGCCTTGTCGGCCTATTTATTTTATCGCCATTTTCAATACAGTGAAGGAATACATATTTTCTACAATGGCTTGGTTGACGAAAGCTCTACTGGCGAAGAAAGTCGCTTTATCAAACAGCTGGAGTTTGAAAGTAAATTTAGATTTGACCGAAAAATTCAGCAACAGACCATTCAATTTGCGGATAAAGCCCAAGAAATTGTTATTGAGAAGCGTGGCGAGGTTTGGGAAAAGATGTACCAGGACTTTATCGTCAACCAGAAACGGATATCTGCAACGGCACTGACGACTTATCTGCAGTCCCCGTTGCAATTTTTTCTAAAACATATTGCCGGCATTAAAGAGCCCCCTTCCATCTCTCAGGAATTTGAGATGAATAAACTGGGAACTGTCATCCACAATGTGATGGAGAAGATATTCCTACCGTTCAAAGGACAACAGGACTTTACGCCCACAAGTGTCTTGCAGAAGCAGTTCGACAAGGTAGAGGCACAGGTGATCCGTGAAATAGGCCTGCAATATCAGATCGAATTAAAGGCAACAAATGATTTAAACAGCTTGCAGCGGATCATGCTGAAAATTGCCTGCGAGTATGTCAAGATGTATCTCGAATATGACATCAACAACTACAAAGCATTTCGGATTATTGAACTCGAGAATGACAACGATTATGTACTGCCCTTTCCTATTCAGATCAATGGAGAAGAACAACAGGTCACACTTTACGGTATTATTGACCGGGTAGACGAGGTCGTAACACACGACGATCGTATTATCAGTAGAATTGTCGATTACAAAACAGGTGGTGATTCGATCATGTTTAAAGGAATTGATCAGGTATTTGCGCCAAACACCGAAAATAAGGCGATGGTCCAAACCCTATTCTATGCCTATGTATTCGAACAGAAGACAGGAAGAAAACAACTTGAACCCCATCTCTATGTTGCGCGTAAAATGCGGGAAGAGGGAACATTATTCAGTGGTAAAGAAGGGGTATTGACCGATGAATTCCTTGCTTTCCAGAAAGAGAATTTTGTCGAATTCTTGCGGGATACTCTTCAGGAAATCTTTAATCCGGCTATTCCATTTCGACATAATCCGGACACGGTAGTTTATCCAAGCGACCCTTATACACTATTCTACCGGGAAGCGAGTAAATGGGCTGATGCAGAAGAATAA